One stretch of Musicola paradisiaca NCPPB 2511 DNA includes these proteins:
- a CDS encoding Slp family lipoprotein has translation MSRAVTRCGALLGMLLLAGCVSVPDAIRGTSATPQMDLVRVMSSPSAYVGQESRFGGRVVEIRNEAKRTRLEIASMPLDDIGRPRLGAPSEGRFVAYVDGFLEPTEFSNQLITVVGPISGAEQGKIGDRPYQFVVIRVQGYKRWNVVQQVILPPRAYDPWWDHRYRRVWGPDWDGWYSPAHVETIVTE, from the coding sequence ATGAGCCGAGCGGTGACGCGCTGCGGCGCCTTGTTGGGGATGCTGCTGCTGGCGGGGTGTGTTTCGGTGCCGGACGCGATTCGTGGAACGTCGGCGACGCCGCAGATGGATCTGGTGCGGGTCATGAGCTCACCGTCCGCCTATGTTGGCCAGGAATCCCGGTTTGGCGGGCGGGTGGTGGAGATCCGCAATGAGGCGAAGCGGACGCGGCTGGAGATCGCCAGTATGCCGTTGGATGATATCGGTCGCCCGCGTCTGGGGGCGCCCTCTGAGGGGCGCTTCGTGGCATATGTCGACGGGTTTCTTGAACCGACCGAATTCAGCAATCAGCTCATCACGGTTGTCGGGCCGATCAGCGGCGCTGAGCAGGGTAAGATTGGTGATCGTCCTTACCAGTTTGTCGTGATTCGTGTTCAGGGCTACAAGCGCTGGAATGTGGTTCAGCAAGTGATATTGCCGCCGCGCGCTTACGACCCGTGGTGGGATCACCGTTATCGCCGCGTGTGGGGGCCCGACTGGGACGGTTGGTATTCTCCCGCGCATGTCGAGACGATTGTAACGGAATAG
- the tsaB gene encoding tRNA (adenosine(37)-N6)-threonylcarbamoyltransferase complex dimerization subunit type 1 TsaB, with amino-acid sequence MSTRILALDTATEACSVALWNEGEIHSLFEICPREHTQRILPMVQQVLADHELTLAQLDALAFGRGPGSFTGVRIGIGIAQGLALGADLPMLGVSSLATMAQGAYRLTGASRVLTAIDARMGEVYWAQYQRDAQGDWRGDDSEAVLSPEQVQTQTAALSGAWTTAGTGWQTYPGLVASAGITLSSSEMLLPHAEDMLPLAWRMWQAGNRLSAEQAQPRYLRNEVAWKKLPGRA; translated from the coding sequence ATGTCTACGCGAATTCTAGCGCTCGATACCGCAACGGAAGCCTGTTCTGTTGCGCTCTGGAATGAGGGTGAAATCCACTCTTTGTTTGAAATCTGTCCCCGTGAACATACGCAACGCATCCTGCCGATGGTGCAGCAGGTGCTGGCCGATCATGAACTGACTTTGGCGCAGTTGGATGCGCTGGCGTTTGGGCGTGGCCCCGGCAGCTTTACCGGGGTACGCATTGGTATTGGTATCGCCCAGGGGTTGGCATTGGGGGCGGATCTGCCGATGTTGGGGGTTTCGTCGTTAGCGACCATGGCGCAGGGCGCATATCGTCTGACCGGCGCCTCCCGCGTGTTGACGGCGATAGATGCCCGTATGGGCGAGGTTTACTGGGCCCAATATCAGCGCGATGCGCAGGGCGATTGGCGGGGTGATGACAGCGAAGCCGTATTGTCGCCCGAGCAGGTACAAACCCAGACGGCGGCGTTGTCGGGAGCGTGGACGACGGCCGGTACCGGCTGGCAGACGTATCCGGGGCTGGTTGCCTCTGCTGGTATCACTTTGAGTTCCAGCGAGATGCTGTTGCCGCATGCTGAGGATATGCTGCCGCTGGCCTGGCGGATGTGGCAGGCCGGAAACCGGTTGTCGGCGGAACAGGCTCAACCCCGCTATCTGCGCAACGAGGTGGCGTGGAAAAAATTACCGGGCCGTGCATAA